TGGAATGTacctgacataatgatttaaataaaaaaaataaaaaaattagtaatttatttgtctgaaaaaagaaaatacaaggttaaagaaagataaaaaataaagataaaaaaaaatataaacttcagTAAAATATGAGCATTGATCTGTatctatattggattatctatttactctctatataataataaaatattattaatttaatattaaagttcttttgataaaatatgatcattcattaaattctaaaagggaGCTACACGTTAAATGGTCAACAGTCTTAAGgaccttttgataaaacataatcattcattaaattctataagagagctacacgtcaaatgttCAATGGTTTTAAGGGCCTTTTCATAAAACATGACTTACGGACTTAacggaaaaacaagaaaagttaatggaaaataataaaaattattattcatagtTAAAtaaccacttattataatagaatagatattttattttctaatattcaaaatttaccACTCATTCTAAAAATACAACTTCAAAAATTGgctttgaaaatgttttaaaagcaaaaaaactACACATATATTTCCTTTATAAAACAAAAGTTAAGGTTCGTTTGGAtggtgaaagtgtttcatctcatcttatcattacaattttttaaattttcacataaaatataataaacaattcaactttttcaaatcccaaaacaataagaatattaaaaataatattctaaatttttaatattctaacaatattttatttaacttttaattttcatctcatatcatctcatctcaccatccaaacccCCTTTAGTGAGAGATTCAGAGGATGAACCTTTGGTCTCAATGTATGCGAGATACAATCATCTGTTATTGCCTTGTGCAGCTGAAGCCAATGCCTTGAAGAGAGCTACGGAGCTATCAACTGTGTTCTGATCTTGGATTCCAACGGGTAGAGTTTGAAGGTGATGCCAAGACTGTCATTCAAGCTACAAACAGTACAGAAGAGGATTGGTCTTTATTGTGGATACACAACATATGCTGAATGGAAGGTCAGCTAATGTTGTTGCTCATGAATTAGCACAACTTGCTCAGTATCTTTGACATGGAGAGGATATGGATGGAAGAAGTTCATGCTGTTGTGAGAGACAAAGTTTGTAATGTTTTCtgataataaaaatttcatacgttgactaaaaaataaaaaataaatctataaactaatataaatacttcatattttataataaaaataattttacaatctaacatgtTGAGACTGTTCGAATCATGTGCCCTCAAGTGTTCctataagtatatttattttgatcaaGTACATCTCTGATTATGTGAATGTATccataaatgtatttatttattttgtaatatttgtgtgtttattttaatattaaaaaaacacagatgacatattttgttcatattttattcacattaTTTTGTTCATATTATCATTAACAGGAGTAGACTGCTGATTTTGACTGTTAgttaaaaatgttatttttatttttttcattttttatatcattttaaaaaatttaaaaatataaaaaaatatatcaatacactcctattcactttttaattattaagtaaaaaaattttaaaaaaattaaaatatataaaattaaatgaagtagacaaagtaacatttttttatatttaatgcaTTATCCATTTTTGGAATAAAATGCTATCTTCACCTGACGTCATAAAGCAAACAAGGGACCGAATCACAGTGACAAATAAAGGACAAATCTTTagttaatatcattaaaaaaaaaaagaaagaaagaaagaaagaagaagaaagaagagagataAAGTTATCTACTTTACTGCAAATTCCTACTCAGAGTACAGACAGCTTGCAATGTTAATGTAAGGTTGTTCCAGAAATCTAACATATATACGcggatatatataaatagtggTACTCCGTGACAGATGCTCTcgtatttttatgtttgaaaaatgaCCCTTCACTTTCACGTTCCTTAAATGTGTGTATATACGTCTCTCTTTCGTGATCTGATTGGAATCTTTACCAGTTAATCATCTATGAGCAGATAAGACTGGTGGTTGagtcctttttctttcttttttttctcttttgtggaGTTTAAAGAGGTAAGGGAGAAGATCATTTCGTCCTTATTGTAGAATTTTTCGTAACCAACTAACTACAGTTTTTGTTTCCTGGCTTTATTTCTTGAGGTAGGCTTCTGGGTTTTTGATACAAGTGATTCTGTAATAATCTGTCCGATCAAGCATAATTctgatttaattttagtttagggttttgggttcTGACTTGTTTGGCTTTAATGCAGTGATTCATTGTGATTCTTTTCCTCGATAGTTCTTAAGGGTGGGTCTAAGCTCCTGTTTGATGTGTATATATTTGACTTCGGATCGGATTATTGGTTTAAATTGACCTGATATTGATTTTAGTAACTGGGTTGTTAATAAATTCAAATGCCTTTTGTATTCTCAGCAACTTGATTTACGTTGTATATACAATCATTTCTTGTATTGCCTCTTTTTTTATGCTACTTAGACTACAGAGGTTTTCCAATTTTGAGTTTCACTTTTCAGCCTTTCCGGATGAATTGTAGGAGTCTCTCTTCTTTCAGTGGTTTCTTTTCATGGAAAGTCCCATAAAGTTATCAATATTTGAATGTTATCGTTATAATTGCTAGATCATTGCCTCATGTTATGGTTTGAGTAAACAGTTAGAGATACTACAGTTAATAACTATAGCCTTCTAAACCTGCAATGATCTTCTATAGTTTGGTTTGGCTTCATTAGCCCTGAAAGGTTGGGTTGATTTGTTCTCTAGAGTTAAGACACCTTAGGAAGGGTGACCCAGATTCGAACTCTACATCTAATGCCTTTGGTAGCTATTCCTTAGGGTTTAAACGAATTGCTCCGTACATGTGGGATGGAGGAACTACTACCTGCCTGGGAAATTACTTGGTGCTTGAAGAGTCCAGGACCCAGTGTTAGCATAAAAAAAGTCTATGAGCTTTCTAGGATTATATGGAAATCTCAAATTTGACGAAGTCcaataagatttgaaaattaCATTGATGCTAAGACATTATAGCTTTCCTGGTTCGACATGCATTTGTGTTTGCAGCTTCCTGACTGCCTAACCCATTTCCTCTTGTTTGATGCAGCTCAGCAGGTACTCAGATATTACTTCTCATTTTGACACTATAACgcatttttaattatatctCAATAATTGGTAAATGGGGTCCGAAGGGCCTCCTGCAGTAATAATTCATGTGACGGGTTTTAAGAAATTCCATGGAGTTTCAGAGAATCCAACTGAGACAATTGTTAGTAATCTCAAAGAGTATGTGACGAAGAAGGGACTGCCAAAAGGTCTAATTCTTGGGAGTTGCAGCATTCTTGAGACTGCAGGACAAGGAGCTCTTTCTCCCTTATACCAGACGTTGCAATCTGCCATTAGTGGGGTGGATTCTGAATCTTCAAATTCTGGAAGAACTGTTTGGGTCAGTTTTATGTTTATGCTCAGTTACTCCTTTTTCCAAGTTATCGACCTTTATTTTCCTGTTTCCTATTCTTCCAACAGAAATCTAACCTGGTAGAGAGATCTGTTAGGCTCAGTATTTGTATTGGAAATCACAATGTTTTATAGCTGGAAACATTGAAGTTCATATTTGTACTTCATTGGAAAACAGCTCCTTACTGCTGTGATAGCAGCACAAAATTAAGAATACTTGggttgagagaagaaaaatgagatgGCACAAGACGAGTTTATTTATATGGTTAGCTGCTTTATTCCACAATATTGAGTCTCCTCCCTAATTTCACTTTCACAGCAGAGCCCAATATGTTCATACAGGAACATGATATGATAGTAATAAAGATTGGTATCCTAGATCCTCTGCAAATTATGTTGCACACCTGTAGGTAATGATGGTTTTTCTACATCTTTAGAGAGAAGAAGATATTTCTGgactgtaaaatattataatttgaccAAATGAAACAATTTACTACGATTTACtacatttgaattttaaaaccTTTACTTAGAACCTGAACAGAATCTACACCAATCCAACAGCTATTTTGTTGTGCTGAACTCTTGTCTACTCGTAATTACATCTCCTCCAGGTACACTTTGGAGTTAATAGTGGTGCAACAAGGTTTGCCATTGAGAAACAAGCTGTCAATGAAGCTACTTTTCGCTGTCCCGATGAGCTGGGATGGAAGCCCCAGGTTCGATAAAGTTGCTAAGGTTTCTTTTGCACATCTATATTTTTAGTTGTTTTGTCATTTTAAATTCCTTCGAAAtttcctctttttattttttttgtagaaagCTCCCATCATTCCTGCAGATGGTGGAATTTCACACATGCGACAGGTAGAATGTGCTTTTTTTCATGAAAgggttttcattttttgtcTCGTCTTCATACAATTTTTGTTGAGTTCTAATCTACTGCTTGTttagtgctatatatatatatatatatatatatatatatatatatatatatatatatatatatatatatatgcttatgtacatattatttcattataaacCTACTTGCTTGATGAACTGTGGCAATTGTCACCACGAAGGATAAATCTTATGCGTTAAAAGTTTGGTATTTAGTCCATTGGGGCACTTCTCTTTAATGTGATTTCTTTCTTGTTCACAGCCCTGAAATTGCAGCATATCCATAATCCATGGTCAGGTCTCTGTTTGAGTATTTAATTTTCACTTGGTTTAAAGATTTATTGCATTCATGGGGAAAACATTTATTATAGGAAGATTTCTGTATTTGAATTGTGAGtggaaaggaagaaaactttTTGATATGGGAAGCAGATCTCACACTTTCTGTGCCTAACCTGGTTAAATAATTTTAGGGGTGCATCGTGCTAGAGCTGctgtctttattttattttattttatttattacttgtttTTGTGATAAGTGAAACAGAAAGGAGCTGTTGTCTTTATTAGTGAAGAGAGTTTGTCCAATGTCAATAAGACTTAAGGGGCTTACATGCattaaattctaatttcatAGAATAGAGCTGTAGTCTAGTAGTATTCTTTGTTTTGATAGCATGGAGACATTAATTTCTGAGTTTCTCacttaaagggaaaaaaataaaacagaaacaGCAGCTAAGCATGTCACCATTCTTTGAAATTAAACTGTGACTCTTATGAGTAGTATTCAGTATGGTGTCTCCTGATATTTAAGCGGAACCCAGTTAGATGGGCACTGAATTCCTTACCAGTTAAAATCAACTGAATTATCAGGACATAGTGCACTTTGTCTACTCTTCATGTTGTATTGATGCTTGTATGGCGTTACCTTTTAATACAAGAATGCATCTTTAGTTACCAGGGAATAGAAAGTATTGCAGAGATAATATGATTCAAATGCCTTTTTTCTTCTGGATAAGTAAGACGATCTCTATTAATAAGCGCAAAAGCAGAACCCGAATATTAACTAGTAGAAGAAAAAGATactaaaacatcatttaaaccAAGTCCATTAAAGTTTATAGATGCAGTCCCTGGGAGAAAACTATGCAGAAAGAAGTTCTTGTGCTCCTCTGTAGTCCGTTCTTGATTTTCGAAGATATAGGACTCGTTTAGACACTGAatttagaatatctcagaatatctcggaagtttgggaaagttgtattggtttttgtgtttagataatgattagatgaaaatgttgaaaatttgaaattaaaaattgttttgtgtttgagtgatgtttgggaaggaaatatctgagaatacctTGTTACACAAACAAGTCCTTAAATGGCTCCATTGGACAATTGCTTTTGTTTGGCatgattttgtgatttatttatgACTATACTGTATTGTTTCTCTGTTGACTGTTTCTAAATAGTTATTGTGTTTGAACCACGCAGACCTCTCTTCCAGTTGAGGagattaccaatgcattgacaAAGATGGGTTATGAAGTGATGACCTCAGATGATGCAGGACGATTTGTATGCAATTATGTTTACTATCATTCCCTTCGATTTGCAGAGCAGAAAGGGACCAAATCGCTCTTTGTGCATGTGCCCCTCTTCTCAACCATAGACGAGGAGACCCAAATGCGGTTTGCTGCCTCATTGTTGGAGGTACTTGCTTCTTTACATTGATGATATGATCCACCCACAAGCTTATGTCCAGGAGCTCATGTGTTTGTAATGTTGTTGGCCATTTTGGTGAAGGTTGCTGGATGCATTAATATGCTTTAATAAATGGGAAGTGTGTTTTAACTGGAAAAAAATTCTATTGCACATGTACTTCATGCATTTTGGTGAATGTTTTTCAAGGGGTTTTGGCAACTCGCTGAAATCTTTCATGGCAGATGAAATGCTAGTTTCCTCGACTATTGTTTGCCCCATTTGATTCCCTTTATGTTCTTCTAACTTCACCAACACTTGCTTCTTGTCATTAGTTTGCTCCTGAAGGGCTTAAATCTTGATATCATGcacttaaaatttttattttgtatataaagaATTGGTAAGAATGAAATGCTCTGTCAAGTGTATTGCACTTAGATTACCCTATTCTACGTTGCAAGTACTTGCGGGAAATTCCTTGCCCGAGAGTCTATGCACCCTCGGGATTAGTCAAGattttgttctcggacaccccaataaaaaaaacttcccAAGTTTTCTTGGGTCGATTGGCAATACAACATTTCAAGTGACATATTTTATCAACTATTTCAGTGGCTGGGAGGATGACAATAATTATGATGAAGAAaaacatcactaaaaaaaaaaaaaaaaaaaactcatgataCCTCTGAGATGGATACAATAAGGCCACTACggctataaataataaattatttgtcaTGGCGTTCGAGATTAccttgattaattttttttttgataagtcgtTTTTTAAATACAAAGTTGGGGAAATCCCAACTATGCTCTAAAACTttgtaaaaaaggaaaatatccGGCTTATGAATAATTGAAATCTCATTAAATAGGGATAGGGATGGGTGAAATTACCGGTTTTATCAGTGTGGAATGCTGTTGAGTCTATACTCTGTTTAGATTTGGGCCAACTTCAATAATCATTTCTTTGCCATTCTCATAGCCTGGGATGTTCATGTTGACCTGGCAAATTTTCCTTCTTGTTAATAGCCTTTACTCGTGGAATTAGGGGGTTTATCCAAgttttttaagtgattttattttttaaaagtgttcCAGACAAAAAGTAATTTCATAAACTGTCATGATTTCATGTAATCTAttagatatatttaataataaaagtaactttataatttaacgtatcgCATGaagtatttaataataaaaataattttacaatttgaagtACTGCATGAAGTtacgtcagtttgtagatttatttttataatcatttttgtgactaaagcatctgtttttattttcccCGGAGGAATCAAGTGGCAAATTACATCTCATGTGgtgaaaatgaagattttgaTACCCACACTTGTCAATAATCTCAGATCCACCTCAAAATCTGTCATAGTTCGCTAATTATCTGATGCGTGCAGGATGGTATATATGACTGTACGTGCCTAAAAGATTAGGAGCTGTGCTACATGCACGGATCCAATCACGGAAAGAGGAACATGGAAGGCCAAAACAAAGTGTGTTAATGTATTTTGGCCTTCCTGTATTCCTCTTTCCATGTTTGGGTCAGCATTTTCCGGACAAAAAAACCTCGGAACCcttgtgaagaaaataaacgTGTGAAAATCTTCTTGCTTACATGTTTTCTCTATATTGCTTTGGGGCAACTTCACCAAGTCCTGGGGCGAACTAACAAGGTAAAGGGATgtgtaattctacatacaatcgtatACAATTGTGAAGTGTGTAAACATCGtgtaattgctttgaaaaagagtgaggtccactattaaaaaattaatttttttcatgtgggtcttatgttttattcatttttttcaaaacgattacgcggcgGTTGTACAATTTacggttgtaaatatcttttctctatttAGTATGGCTGATAAGTGTAAATGGAGATGAGGAACTCAGTGCCTCTCACAAAATTAGCCCTCATATTCATATGGATGGTAGACCCACATCCCACATCAGCCCTTCCTTTTCCACTCTCAGTTAATGGTGGATTAATGGTGGAGTTCTCTTTCAAATTGTCAAAACCTAAAATCTGCACTCACTTTCACCACCCACACCCTTACTTATTCTCTTCATAAACCCACATAACATTTTTGGGATATTCTTCTTTTCATCTTGTGTGGCTTTTGTTTGGTGAGTATAGGGCATATACTCAAGTATGGGGAATACTTATAAGTCAGTCTGTAAATATATTACTTGCTGTAGAATCCTCTACagttataagaaaaatggtgaaaacaCATAGTCAATGTACAAGTCATTTATTATTGATGattgtgcatgcatgccattGCTGTGCCAGATCTCTTGCTGGCAAC
This genomic interval from Juglans microcarpa x Juglans regia isolate MS1-56 chromosome 4D, Jm3101_v1.0, whole genome shotgun sequence contains the following:
- the LOC121259838 gene encoding pyrrolidone-carboxylate peptidase-like isoform X2 translates to MLISAENPTETIVSNLKEYVTKKGLPKGLILGSCSILETAGQGALSPLYQTLQSAISGVDSESSNSGRTVWVHFGVNSGATRFAIEKQAVNEATFRCPDELGWKPQKAPIIPADGGISHMRQTSLPVEEITNALTKMGYEVMTSDDAGRFVCNYVYYHSLRFAEQKGTKSLFVHVPLFSTIDEETQMRFAASLLEVLASLH
- the LOC121259838 gene encoding pyrrolidone-carboxylate peptidase-like isoform X1, encoding MGSEGPPAVIIHVTGFKKFHGVSENPTETIVSNLKEYVTKKGLPKGLILGSCSILETAGQGALSPLYQTLQSAISGVDSESSNSGRTVWVHFGVNSGATRFAIEKQAVNEATFRCPDELGWKPQKAPIIPADGGISHMRQTSLPVEEITNALTKMGYEVMTSDDAGRFVCNYVYYHSLRFAEQKGTKSLFVHVPLFSTIDEETQMRFAASLLEVLASLH
- the LOC121259838 gene encoding uncharacterized protein LOC121259838 isoform X3, with the protein product MGSEGPPAVIIHVTGFKKFHGVSENPTETIVSNLKEYVTKKGLPKGLILGSCSILETAGQGALSPLYQTLQSAISGVDSESSNSGRTVWVHFGVNSGATRFAIEKQAVNEATFRCPDELGWKPQKAPIIPADGGISHMRQP